One Candidatus Zixiibacteriota bacterium genomic window carries:
- a CDS encoding ATP-binding cassette domain-containing protein — protein MSDHFVEVEELVKHYPGVKAVDGISFHIEQGEVFGFLGPNGAGKTTTIEMMEGLRSPDSGSVTIAGKNPHRHNNEFKQIIGVQLQASAMEDNIKPHEALTLFGSFYRQSLDADYLLEMVG, from the coding sequence TTGTCGGATCATTTCGTTGAAGTAGAAGAGCTTGTAAAACATTACCCCGGGGTTAAGGCCGTCGATGGTATCTCCTTTCATATTGAGCAGGGCGAGGTCTTCGGCTTCTTGGGACCCAACGGCGCCGGCAAGACCACCACGATCGAAATGATGGAGGGGCTTCGCAGTCCCGACAGTGGTTCTGTCACTATCGCAGGCAAAAATCCTCATAGGCATAACAATGAATTCAAACAGATAATTGGAGTTCAACTCCAGGCCTCGGCGATGGAGGACAATATCAAACCACACGAGGCGTTGACTTTGTTCGGATCTTTTTACAGGCAGTCTCTCGATGCCGATTACCTGCTGGAGATGGTCGG